A region of Struthio camelus isolate bStrCam1 chromosome 30, bStrCam1.hap1, whole genome shotgun sequence DNA encodes the following proteins:
- the LOC138062903 gene encoding uncharacterized protein — MCFQWLRRIYQYLRRRCPRRDRGYSHEISSHHGEDYGSSGGVSSLQGHGSFFCGGEGSVAYSRGISPCHSMLESSTYGTGEEYRCGGDRSVVLDSGGSSAWGTARGSVCSTGGGPRYSIEDSGHIVSSGGGGVSSSYSGRLGYGTRRGSSYGCDASSRDKSIIMSGDSSGSGYCGGGSGYGTGESSGPEISSGGTGPSQSVQQKCPVVVPDIKSHQTKQACKWPASQKK, encoded by the exons ATGTGTTTCCAATGGCTGAGGAGG ATATACCAGTACCTCAGAAGGAGATGTCCTCGCCGGGACAGGGGCTACAGCCATGAGATCTCATCGCATCATGGAGAAGACTATGGCAGCAGCGGGGGCGTGTCAAGCCTCCAGGGACATGGCTCTTTCTTCTGTGGTGGGGAAGGCTCAGTCGCCTACAGCAGGGGAATTTCACCCTGCCACTCCATGCTAGAGTCTTCCACCTATGGCACTGGAGAGGAATACAGATGTGGTGGTGACAGATCTGTTGTACTAGACAGCGGGGGGTCATCTGCATGGGGCACTGCAAGGGGATCAGTCTGCAGCACAGGGGGAGGACCAAGGTACAGCATTGAGGACTCGGGCCATATTGTCAGCTCGGGGGGTGGTGGAGTGTCCAGCTCCTACAGTGGGAGATTGGGCTACGGCACAAGAAGAGGCTCCAGCTATGGGTGTGATGCATCATCAAGAGACAAGTCCATAATAATGAGTGGGGACAGCAGTGGATCAGGGTACTGTGGTGGAGGATCAGGCTACGGCACTGGAGAATCTTCAGGCCCAGAGATCAGCTCTGGAGGCACTGGGCCTTCCCAGTCTGTGCAGCAAAAGTGCCCCGTGGTCGTTCCTGACATCAAGTCCCATCAGACCAAGCAGGCTTGCAAGTGGCCGGCCAGCCAGAAGAAGTAA
- the LOC138062902 gene encoding uncharacterized protein, translating to MCSRQNSGGCHETSSQSGGCHSRGSSCHGGSSSSYQALGSSCCGSGGSSSYGGGMASSQQIQGSSGFGTGGGSSGGSIIISSGGGSGGSSGCCTGGGSSGGSTGASQKIIVSSGGGGGGSSSGCCSGGSSGYGIGGGYSGGSSGGKIIIAGGGGSGGSSGGCSGGSSGYGVGGGYSGGSGGSGQKSIVSSGGGGGSSSGCCSGGSSGYGIGGGYSGGSSGGKIIIAGGGSSGGSSGGCSGGSSGYGVGGGYSGGSGGSGQKSIVSSGGGGGSSSGCCSGGSSGYGIGGGYSGGSSGGKIIIAGGGSSGGSSGGCSGGSSGYGVGGGYSGGSGGSGQKSIVSSGGGGGSSSGCCSGGSSGYGIGGGYSGGSSGGKIIIAGGGSSGGSSGGCSGGSSGYGVGGGYSGGSGGSGQKSIVSSGGGGGSSSGCCSGGSSGYGIGGGYSGGSSGGKIIIAGGGSSGGSSGDCSGGFSSGSGGSSGHTIIISSGGGSGGSSQSTQQKCPIVIPNVESHQTKQACHWPSSHQK from the coding sequence ATGTGCTCCCGACAGAACTCCGGAGGCTGCCACGAAACATCCTCCCAGTCCGGGGGATGCCACAGCAGGGGCTCATCCTGCCATgggggcagctcctccagctaCCAGGCACTGGGCTCCTCTTGCTGCGGGAGCGGAGGCTCCAGCAGCTATGGTGGGGGCATGGCCTCGTCCCAGCAGATCCAAGGATCCTCCGGCTTCGGCACGGGAGGAGGATCCAGCGGGGGCTCCATTATCATCTCATCTGGGGGTGGCAGTGGAGGGTCGTCCGGATGCTGCACTGGGGGCGGATCCAGCGGGGGCAGCACCGGTGCCAGTCAGAAGATCATTGTTagctctggaggtggaggaggtggCAGCTCATCCGGGTGCTGCAGCGGAGGATCCTCAGGCTATGGAATAGGAGGAGGATACAGTGGTGGGTCTTCAGGAGGCAAGATCATCATAGCAGgaggggggggcagcggaggatcctctggaGGCTGCAGCGGAGGATCCTCAGGCTATGGCGTGGGAGGAGGATACAGTGGTGGCAGCGGGGGATCAGGCCAGAAGAGCATTGTCAgctctggaggtggaggtggcagcTCATCCGGGTGCTGCAGCGGAGGATCCTCAGGCTATGGAATAGGAGGAGGATACAGTGGTGGGTCTTCAGGAGGCAAGATCATCATAGCAGGAGGGGGGagcagcggaggatcctctggaGGCTGCAGCGGAGGATCCTCAGGCTATGGCGTGGGAGGAGGATACAGTGGTGGCAGCGGGGGATCAGGCCAGAAGAGCATTGTCAgctctggaggtggaggtggcagcTCATCCGGGTGCTGCAGCGGAGGATCCTCAGGCTATGGAATAGGAGGAGGATACAGTGGTGGGTCTTCAGGAGGCAAGATCATCATAGCAGGAGGGGGGAGCAGCGGAGGATCATCTGGAGGCTGCAGCGGAGGATCCTCAGGCTATGGCGTGGGAGGAGGATACAGTGGTGGCAGCGGGGGATCAGGCCAGAAGAGCATTGTCAgctctggaggtggaggtggcagcTCATCCGGGTGCTGCAGCGGAGGATCCTCAGGCTATGGAATAGGAGGAGGATACAGTGGTGGGTCTTCAGGAGGCAAGATCATCATAGCAGGAGGGGGGagcagcggaggatcctctggaGGCTGCAGCGGAGGATCCTCAGGCTATGGCGTGGGAGGAGGATACAGTGGTGGCAGCGGGGGATCAGGCCAGAAGAGCATTGTCAgctctggaggtggaggtggcagcTCATCCGGGTGCTGCAGCGGAGGATCCTCAGGCTATGGAATAGGAGGAGGATACAGTGGTGGGTCTTCAGGAGGCAAGATCATCATAGCAGGAGGGGGGAGCAGCGGAGGATCATCTGGAGACTGCAGCGGGGGATTCAGCAGTGGCAGTGGGGGTTCCTCAGGCCACACAATCATCATCAGCTCCGGAGGAGGCAGCGGAGGGTCCTCCCAGTCCACGCAGCAGAAATGCCCCATTGTCATTCCCAACGTTGAATCCCATCAAACCAagcaggcctgccactggccctcCAGCCACCAGAAGTAA